One region of Paraburkholderia phymatum STM815 genomic DNA includes:
- a CDS encoding NAD(P)/FAD-dependent oxidoreductase, protein MKHGVIHLEGAESSFERTGGNDTRYDPTYDPLVSPGPGQGKQYAPTYWAATAGTAPPDDGPVTQDMDVDVAIIGGGYTGLCTALFLAREHGIKAVVLEANRVSWGCSSRNGGQGQNASGRLSRSQWIERWGKDVALKMHDEIAQGFETFKSLVATIDCDPQPGGHFLIAHRPRIMEKLAAEAKVWKDVFGYPSELMSAEAFRREYVNDAEATGALHEPEGIGIHPLKLAYGYLRLAREAGAKVHPASPVIGWETIKGVHHLRTPGGTVRARAVGIATGAYTAPGLHPSLHSKVMPILSNSMVTRPLTKSELDACNFRTHQVLTDTRTLRFYYRLLPDSRVQIGSRSAITGRDAPNPQHYDLLVHGLQRKFPALQGIDIDYSWWGWVDVSHDMMPRVFQPDPKESVFYALGYGGNGVSYSSQAGRRLAERIAGKGAQQTLPIFTSPLPRHMFAPFRRVGQRMLYHWYFLRDEQR, encoded by the coding sequence ATGAAACACGGTGTGATTCATCTTGAGGGTGCGGAGTCGTCGTTCGAACGCACGGGCGGCAACGACACCCGCTACGACCCGACGTACGATCCGCTCGTTTCGCCGGGCCCCGGCCAGGGCAAGCAGTACGCTCCGACCTACTGGGCCGCAACCGCGGGCACCGCGCCGCCCGACGACGGTCCCGTCACGCAGGACATGGACGTCGACGTGGCGATCATTGGCGGCGGCTACACGGGGCTGTGCACCGCGCTCTTTCTGGCGCGCGAGCACGGCATCAAGGCCGTCGTGCTCGAGGCGAACCGCGTCAGCTGGGGATGTAGCAGCCGCAACGGCGGTCAGGGGCAGAACGCGTCAGGACGTCTGTCGCGCTCGCAATGGATCGAGCGCTGGGGCAAGGACGTCGCCCTGAAGATGCACGACGAAATCGCCCAGGGCTTCGAGACGTTCAAGTCGCTGGTGGCGACGATCGATTGCGATCCGCAGCCGGGCGGGCACTTTCTGATCGCGCATCGGCCGCGCATCATGGAGAAGCTCGCTGCGGAAGCGAAGGTATGGAAAGACGTGTTCGGCTATCCGTCAGAGCTGATGAGCGCGGAAGCGTTTCGCCGCGAGTACGTGAACGATGCGGAAGCGACGGGTGCGTTGCATGAGCCCGAAGGCATCGGCATTCATCCGCTAAAGCTCGCGTATGGCTATCTGCGGCTCGCGCGCGAAGCGGGTGCGAAGGTGCATCCGGCGAGTCCGGTAATCGGCTGGGAAACGATCAAGGGTGTCCATCATCTGCGCACGCCGGGCGGTACCGTGCGGGCGCGCGCAGTCGGTATCGCGACGGGCGCGTATACGGCGCCGGGGCTGCATCCGTCGCTGCATAGCAAGGTGATGCCGATCCTGTCGAACTCGATGGTGACGCGTCCGCTCACGAAATCCGAACTTGACGCGTGCAACTTCCGCACCCACCAGGTGCTCACCGATACGCGCACGTTGCGCTTCTACTACCGTTTGCTGCCTGACAGCCGCGTGCAGATCGGCAGCCGCAGCGCGATCACGGGACGCGACGCGCCGAACCCCCAGCACTACGATCTGCTCGTTCACGGCTTGCAGCGCAAGTTTCCGGCGCTGCAAGGCATCGATATCGATTACTCGTGGTGGGGTTGGGTCGACGTGAGCCATGACATGATGCCGCGCGTGTTCCAGCCCGATCCGAAGGAATCGGTGTTCTACGCGCTCGGTTATGGCGGCAATGGCGTGTCATATTCGTCGCAGGCAGGTCGGCGACTTGCCGAGCGCATTGCGGGCAAGGGCGCGCAACAGACACTGCCCATTTTTACGTCGCCGCTGCCCAGGCACATGTTCGCGCCGTTCAGACGCGTCGGTCAGCGCATGCTGTACCACTGGTACTTCCTGCGCGACGAGCAGCGTTAG
- a CDS encoding nuclear transport factor 2 family protein, protein MSDTLKAASVTADTLAAFSDAFNRHDADALMNFMTDDCIFDAAGGNEVYGTRFVGKDAVRAAFEAVFKTFPDAHWGHGKHYVAGERGVSEWVFTGTHAEGWRIEAEGCDLFEFCDGLIAVKRAFRKERPKQVA, encoded by the coding sequence ATGTCAGACACGCTCAAGGCAGCGTCCGTCACCGCGGACACGCTCGCCGCCTTTTCCGATGCATTCAACCGGCACGACGCCGACGCGCTGATGAACTTCATGACCGATGACTGCATCTTCGATGCCGCCGGCGGAAACGAAGTCTACGGCACGCGCTTCGTCGGAAAAGACGCCGTGCGCGCGGCCTTCGAAGCCGTCTTCAAGACGTTCCCCGATGCGCACTGGGGTCATGGCAAGCACTACGTCGCGGGCGAGCGCGGCGTATCCGAATGGGTGTTCACGGGCACGCATGCGGAGGGATGGCGCATCGAGGCAGAAGGCTGCGATCTCTTCGAGTTCTGCGACGGGCTGATCGCAGTCAAGCGCGCGTTCCGCAAGGAACGTCCGAAGCAAGTCGCGTAA
- the pdxR gene encoding MocR-like pyridoxine biosynthesis transcription factor PdxR: MSSRTSSALWAQRFQRPTESTMSLQSQIRQMLVAAILDGQLMPDSALPSSRELADQLGVARNTVVLAYQQLVEEGYLISRERSGHFVNPAMLEGQHDFASMQAANAPSVADVVRPDWGQRVPRPPSMQRNIVKPGNWQKYQFPFIYGQFDQTLFPTNDWRECCIKALSVMEIRNWAPDLIERDDETLIQQICTRVLPRRGVFAKPDEIVVTIGAQQALYLVADLLANDRTTVGFENPGYPDARNILLNRNARLLPLPVDGGGVRTDEDRDVLAQCDYVYVTPSHQCPTTATMPLERRQALLDLAQQHDFVVIEDDYESENNFTGTPHPALKSLDAADRVIYIGSLTKTFAPGLRLGYVVGPRDLIRELRALRRLMVRHPAAYIQRAFANFLALGHHDTLLRKLAHAYRERAQLLMAAIDAHMPDARYVPITGGASCWVEGEPWLDATRLAENAQAQGILIEQGNVFFMKGLERQQYFRMGFSAIKPEKIDAGVQALASVVREQKPRARA; the protein is encoded by the coding sequence ATGTCAAGCCGGACCTCGTCGGCGCTCTGGGCCCAACGGTTCCAGCGGCCGACCGAGTCGACCATGAGCCTGCAAAGCCAGATTCGTCAGATGCTCGTCGCCGCGATTCTCGACGGCCAGTTGATGCCCGACAGCGCATTGCCGTCGAGCCGCGAACTCGCCGATCAACTCGGCGTCGCACGCAATACGGTGGTGCTCGCGTATCAGCAACTCGTAGAAGAGGGCTACCTGATTTCGCGCGAGCGCAGCGGTCATTTTGTCAATCCAGCGATGCTGGAAGGACAGCACGACTTCGCGTCGATGCAGGCCGCGAACGCGCCGAGCGTCGCCGATGTCGTGCGTCCTGACTGGGGTCAGCGCGTGCCACGTCCGCCGTCGATGCAGCGCAACATTGTCAAGCCCGGCAACTGGCAGAAATATCAGTTCCCATTCATCTACGGACAGTTCGACCAGACGCTCTTTCCGACCAACGATTGGCGCGAGTGCTGCATCAAGGCGCTGTCTGTGATGGAGATCCGCAACTGGGCGCCCGATCTGATCGAGCGCGACGATGAGACGCTGATCCAGCAGATTTGCACGCGCGTGCTGCCCAGGCGCGGCGTGTTCGCGAAACCGGATGAGATCGTCGTGACGATCGGCGCGCAGCAGGCGCTGTATCTCGTCGCGGACTTGCTCGCGAACGACCGCACAACGGTCGGCTTCGAAAACCCCGGCTATCCCGATGCGCGCAATATCCTGCTGAACCGCAATGCGCGGCTGTTGCCGTTGCCCGTCGATGGGGGCGGCGTTCGCACCGACGAAGACCGCGACGTGCTCGCGCAATGCGACTACGTGTACGTGACGCCCAGCCATCAGTGCCCAACGACGGCGACGATGCCGCTCGAGCGGCGCCAGGCGTTGCTCGATCTCGCGCAGCAGCATGATTTTGTCGTGATCGAAGATGACTACGAGAGCGAAAACAATTTCACGGGCACGCCGCATCCCGCGTTGAAAAGCCTCGACGCGGCGGATCGCGTGATCTACATCGGCAGCCTGACGAAGACGTTTGCTCCGGGCTTGCGCTTAGGATATGTGGTGGGGCCGCGCGATCTGATCCGCGAGTTGCGCGCGTTGCGGCGTCTGATGGTTCGCCATCCTGCTGCGTACATCCAGCGGGCGTTTGCGAATTTCCTCGCGCTCGGGCATCACGACACGCTGCTGCGCAAGCTCGCGCACGCGTATCGCGAACGCGCGCAACTGCTGATGGCCGCGATCGACGCGCACATGCCCGACGCGCGTTATGTGCCCATCACGGGCGGCGCATCTTGCTGGGTCGAAGGCGAACCCTGGCTCGACGCAACGCGCCTTGCCGAAAACGCGCAGGCGCAAGGCATTCTGATCGAGCAGGGCAACGTTTTCTTCATGAAGGGGCTCGAGCGGCAGCAATACTTCCGCATGGGCTTTTCGGCCATCAAGCCGGAGAAGATCGACGCCGGCGTGCAGGCACTGGCATCCGTCGTTCGCGAGCAAAAACCACGGGCGCGGGCCTGA
- the phnY gene encoding phosphonoacetaldehyde dehydrogenase has protein sequence MNANVQSNDHPAFRAEALRLKGERATRARTLDVFDPYTGMRVGTVPMASVDDVRAAFEYAGAYSAKLTRYERSQILERAGILLRERLEDASDLISLESGLSKQDSRYEIGRVADVLKFASIEALRDDGQSFACDLTPHGKKRRVFTQRDPLAGVIVAITPFNHPMNQVAHKIAPSIATNNRVILKPSEKVPLSACYLADILYEAGLPAPMLQVLTGDPREIADELITNPLAELVTFTGGVAIGKHIAERAGYRRVVLELGGNDPLIVLDDADVERAAALAVQGSYKNSGQRCTAVKRMIVQKSIAARFTELVVEKTREWTYGDPFDTSNQMGTVIDVDAARLFEARVNEAVAQGARLLTGNRREGALYSPTVVDQVDPSMTLIREETFGPVSPIITFDTIDDAIRISNGTPFGLSCGLCTNRQDAIPRFINELRVGTVNVWEVPGYRVELTPFGGIKDSGLGYKEGVQEAMKSFTNLKTFSLPWE, from the coding sequence ATGAATGCAAACGTGCAGTCCAACGATCATCCTGCGTTTCGCGCGGAGGCGCTGCGCCTGAAGGGCGAGCGCGCAACCCGTGCCCGCACGCTCGATGTATTCGATCCGTACACGGGCATGCGCGTCGGCACGGTGCCGATGGCGAGCGTCGACGACGTGCGCGCCGCGTTCGAGTACGCGGGCGCGTACTCCGCGAAGCTGACGCGCTACGAGCGCTCGCAGATTCTCGAGCGCGCGGGCATCCTGCTGCGCGAGCGTTTGGAGGATGCGTCGGACCTGATCTCGCTCGAATCGGGTTTGTCGAAGCAGGATTCCCGCTACGAGATCGGGCGCGTCGCCGACGTATTGAAGTTCGCGTCGATCGAAGCGCTGCGTGACGACGGCCAGAGCTTTGCGTGCGATCTGACGCCGCATGGCAAGAAGCGTCGCGTGTTTACGCAGCGCGATCCGCTCGCGGGGGTGATCGTCGCGATCACCCCGTTCAATCACCCGATGAACCAGGTCGCGCACAAGATTGCGCCGTCGATCGCGACGAACAATCGCGTGATCCTGAAGCCGTCGGAGAAGGTGCCGCTGTCGGCCTGCTATCTCGCCGACATTCTGTACGAAGCCGGTCTGCCCGCGCCGATGCTGCAGGTGCTCACGGGCGATCCGCGCGAAATCGCGGACGAACTGATCACGAATCCCCTCGCCGAACTCGTGACCTTCACGGGCGGCGTGGCGATCGGCAAGCACATCGCCGAGCGCGCGGGCTATCGGCGCGTCGTGCTCGAACTCGGCGGCAACGATCCGCTGATCGTGCTCGACGACGCAGATGTCGAGCGGGCGGCAGCGTTGGCCGTGCAAGGGTCGTACAAGAATTCGGGGCAGCGCTGCACGGCCGTCAAACGGATGATCGTTCAGAAGAGCATCGCGGCGCGCTTCACGGAGCTGGTCGTCGAGAAGACGCGCGAGTGGACGTACGGTGATCCGTTCGATACTTCGAACCAGATGGGTACGGTGATCGATGTCGATGCGGCGCGGCTGTTCGAAGCGCGCGTGAACGAAGCGGTCGCGCAGGGTGCGCGTCTGTTGACGGGCAACAGGCGCGAAGGCGCGCTGTATTCGCCGACGGTCGTCGATCAGGTCGATCCGTCGATGACGCTGATCCGCGAGGAAACCTTCGGCCCGGTCTCGCCGATTATCACGTTCGACACGATCGACGACGCGATCCGTATCAGCAACGGCACGCCGTTCGGGCTGTCGTGCGGACTGTGCACCAACCGCCAGGACGCGATTCCGCGCTTCATCAACGAGTTGCGCGTCGGCACGGTGAACGTGTGGGAGGTGCCGGGATATCGCGTCGAACTGACGCCGTTCGGCGGCATCAAGGACTCGGGCCTTGGCTACAAGGAAGGCGTTCAGGAAGCGATGAAGAGTTTCACGAACCTCAAGACTTTTTCTCTTCCGTGGGAGTGA
- a CDS encoding GNAT family N-acetyltransferase, whose amino-acid sequence MHTYIFKDRAAHVIAIELDDGNRAVAWHRAEPVGWIEFEYPSSTSSDATVTLLDAFVAPAYRRNGIAHTLLAYVSREMGGPIQISVTARSRSVEFDALCSNLMHEGLLRSVS is encoded by the coding sequence ATGCATACGTACATTTTTAAGGATCGCGCAGCTCATGTAATTGCCATCGAGCTCGACGACGGAAATCGCGCAGTGGCATGGCACCGCGCGGAGCCGGTCGGCTGGATCGAGTTCGAATATCCCTCCAGCACATCCTCCGATGCGACGGTCACGCTGCTTGATGCCTTCGTTGCGCCCGCGTACAGAAGAAACGGAATAGCCCACACGTTGCTCGCCTATGTGAGTCGCGAAATGGGCGGGCCTATTCAGATCAGCGTGACCGCACGCTCGCGCAGCGTCGAATTCGACGCGCTGTGCAGCAATCTGATGCACGAAGGATTACTCAGGTCAGTAAGTTAG